From a region of the Panthera uncia isolate 11264 chromosome B1, Puncia_PCG_1.0, whole genome shotgun sequence genome:
- the LYAR gene encoding cell growth-regulating nucleolar protein has protein sequence MVFFTCNACGESVKKVQVEKHVAVCRNCECLSCIDCGKDFWGDDYKNHVKCISEEQKYGGKGYEGKTHKGDIKQQAWIQKINELIKRPNVSPEVRELLEQISGFDNVPRKKAKFQNWMKNSLKVHNESILEQVWSIFSEASGNEPVSKGQDRQPLKQGANPPGAELSTKVPASQTNDTPEKQAEVKKNKRERKEERQKNRKKEKKELKLEGHQENSRGQKPKKRKTGQEREADQEAGGQAPGSAGEKSQSEGGKAKGAVDGARDAKEEPTKPPPGKRKKHADDEADTKKKKRKLSGHSEGGEPENHGAPAKGKFNWKGTIKAVLKQAPDNEVAIKKLRKKVLAQYYTVTEEHHRSEEELLTIFNKKISKNPTFKLVKDKVKLLK, from the exons atggtattttttacatGCAATGCATGTGGCGAATCTGTGAAGAAAGTGCAAGTGGAAAAGCACGTGGCCGTTTGCAGAAACTGTGAGTGCCTGTCTTGTATTGACTGCGGTAAAGATTTCTG GGGTGACGACTACAAAAACCACGTGAAGTGCATCAGTGAAGAACAGAAGTATGGTGGCAAAGGTTATGAAGGTAAAACCCACAAAGGCGATATTAAGCAGCAGGCATGGATCCAG aaaattaatgaattaataaaaagacCCAACGTGAGCCCCGAAGTGAGGGAACTTTTAGAGCAAATTAGTGGTTTTGACAACGTTCCCAGGAAAAAGGCGAAATTTCAG AACTGGATGAAGAACAGTTTAAAAGTTCATAATGAGTCCATTCTGGAGCAGGTGTGGAGTATCTTTTCTGAAGCTTCTGGCAAC GAACCGGTCAGTAAGGGGCAGGACCGACAGCCACTCAAGCAAGGGGCCAACCCGCCCGGCGCAGAACTTTCCACGAAGGTTCCAGCCTCCCAGACAAATGACACCCCGGAAAAGCAAGCAGAGgtgaagaagaataaaagagaaaggaaggaagaaaggcagaagaatagaaaaaaagagaagaaagaactaaaattaGAAGGCCACCAGGAGAATTCAAGGGGTCAGAAGCCTAAGAAGCGCAAAACAGGGCAAGAGCGAGAGGCCGATCAGGAGGCTGGAgggcaggccccgggctctgcaGGGGAGAAGAGCCAGAGCGAGGGGGGCAAGGCCAAGGGGGCGGTGGACGGAGCCAGAGACGCCAAGGAGGAGCCGACGAAGCCGCCGCCCGGGAAGAGAAAGAAGCACGCGGACG ATGAAGCAGataccaagaagaaaaagaggaagctctCAGGACATTCTGAGGGTGGAGAACCGGAAAACCATGGGGCTCCTGCAAAAG GTAAATTCAACTGGAAGGGAACTATTAAAGCAGTTCTGAAACAGGCCCCGGACAACGAAGTAGCAATCAAAAAGCTAAGGAAAAAG GTTTTAGCTCAGTATTACACGGTGACAGAGGAACACCACAGATCGGAAGAGGAGCTCCTGACCATCTTTAACAAGAAGATCAGCAAGAACCCCACCTTCAAGTTAGTAAAGGACAAAGTCAAGCTtttgaaatga